The following coding sequences are from one Candidatus Poribacteria bacterium window:
- a CDS encoding RNA polymerase sigma factor has protein sequence MLTDYETYSDAQLLQRYQKGDEVARNVLFQRYRAPLHKFFRRRISGNHEDAEDLVQETLLEALKSLEGIQSPERFGAWLSTIATRVLVKWIKEKQKQGVLVVLDADPEDESGQMALTELLSAPVTFQPEHGVLDNELAEIRRRFECTLRPKELEVFQLRHNSDMTFEEIRQKLGIRTGTAKSRYHRALVKFEKWLEKHYPDIYHFLRGGGE, from the coding sequence ATGCTAACCGATTATGAAACATATAGTGATGCACAACTTTTACAACGCTACCAGAAAGGCGATGAAGTCGCACGGAATGTCCTCTTTCAGCGATATAGAGCTCCTCTTCATAAGTTTTTCAGAAGGAGAATCAGCGGGAATCATGAAGATGCAGAAGATCTCGTCCAAGAAACGTTGCTTGAGGCACTGAAAAGCTTAGAAGGGATTCAGTCTCCGGAACGTTTTGGGGCGTGGCTATCCACAATCGCAACACGTGTCCTCGTAAAATGGATTAAGGAGAAACAGAAGCAAGGTGTGCTGGTCGTATTGGATGCCGATCCAGAAGATGAATCGGGGCAAATGGCTCTCACAGAATTGCTTTCCGCACCCGTGACGTTTCAACCGGAACACGGCGTTCTTGATAACGAACTTGCAGAGATCCGCCGCCGTTTTGAGTGCACGCTGCGTCCCAAAGAATTAGAAGTCTTTCAATTAAGGCACAACAGCGATATGACGTTTGAGGAGATTAGGCAAAAACTGGGCATCAGAACAGGAACTGCCAAGTCTCGATATCATCGGGCGTTAGTGAAATTCGAGAAGTGGTTAGAAAAGCATTATCCTGATATCTATCATTTCTTACGTGGAGGAGGTGAATAA
- a CDS encoding formylglycine-generating enzyme family protein codes for MILIQKKMLIIAVMFVVLGISVLFIFLYNDDQQGMTVYNHESTTLSVPDGMVLIPAGEFKMGINYPDASPNDEQPVYTVRVDAFFIDKNEVTNAEYKQFLIENPQWQKQHIDERLHNGNYLATWNGNNYPDGKSNHPVNHVSWYAAMAYAEWVGKRLPTEAEWERAARGNLEGKKYPWGNKITAKDANYGQNISDTTSIGKYLPNAYGLYDMAGNVWEWCLDEHEFGHYDSFSANTPISLTNWLMDNFTNVNSDRVFRGGSWASKAESVRCASRLVISPSEAYFGVGFRCAVTATP; via the coding sequence ATGATACTTATACAAAAGAAAATGCTCATTATTGCTGTAATGTTTGTTGTTCTTGGCATAAGTGTATTATTCATCTTTTTATATAATGATGACCAGCAGGGGATGACCGTCTATAATCATGAATCTACTACGCTCTCCGTGCCAGACGGAATGGTGCTAATTCCAGCAGGTGAATTTAAGATGGGAATTAACTATCCAGATGCATCACCTAATGACGAACAACCAGTGTATACTGTTCGTGTTGATGCTTTCTTCATTGATAAAAATGAAGTTACCAATGCAGAGTACAAGCAATTTCTCATCGAAAACCCGCAGTGGCAAAAACAACATATTGATGAAAGATTACATAACGGCAATTATCTGGCAACTTGGAATGGAAACAACTATCCCGACGGGAAAAGCAATCATCCCGTAAATCACGTGAGTTGGTACGCTGCAATGGCTTATGCAGAGTGGGTGGGAAAACGTCTACCAACAGAGGCTGAATGGGAACGCGCCGCGCGTGGGAACTTAGAAGGGAAAAAATATCCATGGGGAAACAAGATTACTGCTAAAGATGCCAACTACGGTCAGAATATTAGCGATACCACTTCTATTGGTAAGTACCTCCCGAATGCTTACGGCTTGTATGATATGGCAGGTAATGTGTGGGAGTGGTGTTTAGATGAACATGAATTCGGTCACTATGATTCTTTTTCTGCTAACACTCCTATAAGTCTAACGAATTGGCTCATGGATAATTTCACAAATGTCAATAGCGATCGCGTGTTTCGTGGTGGTTCTTGGGCAAGTAAAGCAGAGTCTGTGCGGTGTGCCTCTCGTCTCGTAATATCTCCATCAGAAGCGTACTTCGGTGTTGGTTTCCGTTGCGCGGTGACAGCCACACCTTGA